In the genome of Arabidopsis thaliana chromosome 4, partial sequence, the window GGTGATTGTATCTTATCCCTAGCGAGTAGCAAAGAACCTGTCAAGGCTTTTCACGTCTTCATCGATCTGCCACCAGTCTACAAGAGTTTCATCGGCAAgtttttggacaaaattttAGAGGAAGCTAGTAATGTCTTTCTTTATCCTTATAGAGTTGAAGATTGGAGCTTGGCTTTACAaacttttgttaaaatgtgGATTCAGCTTGAGAAAACAGGGGTGACAGTAGAGTTACTAATGGCGTTGATGGAGATTTGGATTTCCTCTGTTGTGAATTCAGTAAAGAAGCTAGTGGAGATGAAAAAAGAACAGTTTTTGGTACGAGGGCTTGAAGATTTCGAGAGTTTCTTCTCAGGAGACATGAATCTGTATCATTACACTAAAGACCAATTCCATTTTGTGTTGGCTTCCATGAACGAGATCGAAGGAGTAGTCGGAACAGAGACAAAGGAGATTGTGAGGAAGATCAAAATGTTGGTGACAGAACCATATGATGATCTTAAGAATCGTAGAGAAGAGTTTGAACGTGGCTGGTATGACATTTTGAAGGATTTATCATCACTGGAAGTGTTAAAGATTCTTGCGTCCTCTGAACTTGAAGATAGGTCCAAAGAGATAGCAATCAGACGACTCAATGTCTTACTCTCTGATCACACTTCAAAGAAAGTGCAGATAGACATTTCAGAGATGAGACAACTCCAACCATTGCTCATCTCTTGCTTAAAGGAAGAAGGACTTTCCTTTAACAGTATGTTCAAAGTCCTAGGTGAGGTGGTGAACCATGTTGCATATGAGATGTTGATCTACCAAGAGGAGACATGGTACGAGCTACGAGATTATATTGCATCGAGTAAAACAGAGTTTCATAGAGCGGTTTATATCTTCCAGTGCTTAACAATGGCACTTATTGACGACGATTTTGTGATTCCTGTGATGGAGAATCTTTTCCTAGAGATAATCACAAGGCTAGACCCACCAAGAGAGTTGTTGGTAGATAACAGTAGCTGGGTCTTGGCGTTTATGGGTGGCTTTTGTTTAGCAATTCACTTGATAGAGATGTCAAGTAAAGCTGAATCCGTTAAGGAGATTGCACATAAGATGATAGATTCTATAAGAGAGCTAATGGAAAGAGAAATGGAAGTTGGGCTTGTGAAGAGAGGTTTCAGAGATGTGGAAAGCATCGTGAAGAAACAATTGGAATGGTATAGTACGAGCCAATACAAATTCATTAAGGGTCTGCTTTGGAGACTGTATGCAATCAAAAGGCATGAAATGGGAAAGTAAGATTGTGTTGTGGAGAATCAACGTCATTGTGGAGAGAGGAgtcaaagaagaggaaaaagagcTACCAGAGAATGAGTTTGATTGGCTCAACCTTAATGctgaatagaaaactagttTTTGGTGTTCACTATCTGATATTGTGCAGAATCTTGTTTTTGGTGTATATACAGTTtgcattgaagaagaaaataaatagataagAGTTTTGGAACATGTACTTAGTAGTTCTTAAAGCACTTTAATTTTGAGAGTTACTTAATAATCTTTCATTTACTAGCACTTTTATCTTGATGCTAAAACAAATTCGTAGCATCAACAATACTACATGTGTCACAGATTTTCTCAACAAGAATCTGAAACAGAGATTCATTACTGTTGTTGACGTTGCATCAGTCTAAAGCAGATCTATTGGGCctttgattattaaaatatcacTTAATGGGCTCAATGGGCTCAATAGGCCTCAAAGTTAACTATATCAATAATTAGGCGATTTTCTCTAACTTCTCTgccaaaattcaattttattccgatcaagtttttattttccaattcGCTTCGAAGTTCTCTCATCCATCTCCTGGTTCGATTCAATCTCATCgtttgaaaaccctaattttgtttggtaagaTTAAGCCATGGGAGGTCACGGTGGTTTGAATATTCTTCCACAGAAGAGGTGGAACGTTTACAACTTCGACAATCGAGAAAAAGTCCgaaaggaggaagaagctgCCGCTAGAGAAGAGCAGATCAAACGCGAGGAAGCTAGAAAACGAGATGCTGAATCTCGTCTCGAAGTGCTTCGTAACGTCCGTGGCTTGGCGCCTCTCAAACGAGCGTCTCCGGAGGCAGAGAAGGGTAAGGATGAAGCGGTGGTGGCGGCGGCTGTTGTTAAATCGACTGCTGTTGTTGTGGAGAGTGTTGAATCGGAGGAGCCTAAGACGGGTCATATTAATCTGTTCGAAGGGATTAGGATTTTTGATCCGATTGAGATCAAGAAGAATGATAAGCCTGCGGATGAGGAAGatcagagaaggaagaagatgaggaaagaAGCGGCTGCAACGGCGAGAGCCTCTGCGAAAGATGCTGCTGCGAGAGCTGGTGATCCTGATGAGGAGAAGTATAGATTGGGATATGGAGTTGCTGGTAAAGGTGTGAAGCGTCCTTGGTACCTTGAGAAACGTAACGATGAAAATGATAGTGTTCGAggtgaggatgatgatggtggATGTGGTGGTTATGaagctaagaagaagaagatgagtggGAAGAAGAGCTTAAAGGAGTTGAGGGAAGAAAGGTTGAAGAGGGAGAGGGTtgagaaggaaagagagagagcccTTTTCATGAAACAGAGCCAGAGAGCCGGTGGTTTTTCCCGGAGGTGAGTTTTGGGATTATATTGGTGGCTCTGGTTTCACACTTACTGATGAAATCATACGTTATTTGCATTGGGTTTGTACAAGTTAGTAGTTAACTGTTACTTGATTCATATCCCAAGTATTGGTTTATTAACGCTACTCGATGCTTGTACTGTATTAGTGCTGATAGAACCATGTACATAGGTTGGAGTTTGATAGATATTTGGCCATTTGGGGATCTAGGAATCAATAGTTTATCAGGTCCTATCCTTTAGCATGTTCTAAAGTTTAGTGAAGCATGGTTGTCTGTTAGTTTGATGGTAGCTTTTAGACCCTGAAAGTTTGAACTTTGTGAGTACAATTTACTTGTTTCAACATTGGGTTGGTAGCTGATAATCCCATTGGTTCTAACTATAACAGGCACTGCAACGTATTGTCATCAGAAGAAGAGTATGTAATTGAATATATCTGTAGAGATGTTTCAACAGAtagaaaaagaggaaatgaTGTGAAGTGAATTTGGTGATAGTTTATTCCTTCCTGCTCAGAAACTAATAATGCACGTGTGTGAGCAATAGCATAGTAGTTCATTTGTGCTGATAGAATCGTGGTATATAGTTTAGAGTGCGTTTTGCAGACATCACAGTCTATTGTCCTGTCCTAATTGTCACAGGTCGTGGAAGGTTTCAGTGCCTAATAGATTACACAGCTAGtcttttcttgattgtttCTCTAAGCATGTACAGGAAATGTGGTATATTTTCACAATATGCATTTGATATGGACCCAGTGTTAGAGTTTTCTTGAATCAAGCTGCTGTTTGTCCCACTCATTGTCCTTGGTATTTCCCTCATTAATAGAAAAAACCTAGAACCTCCTTTTTGACAGCTCAAAACCTAGAATCTTAGGCTCGTAACCACTTGAAACAACACACTAGTTTTGATTCTGTGGCATATCACTGTTAGGGCCTCAAGTTAGAGAACTGTTTTGGTAGCTAAAATCCCATTGTTTCCTACTTGAATAAGCACACCAAACTTTTAGTTTTGAGAACAAGAGTATATCGATGATTGCTAAAATTAGTTTGTGAAATTCCTGCAGGCGGTGATTAAATCACAAAGATAACAAAGAAGACTTAATCTAGAGATTCAAAGGTGGTTCCACGTCTGAAAAGCCCTTTTTAAtctatatgtgtgtgtatagaGAATTAGAGATGTTTCAACAGATAGAAAAGTGGAAAGGATGTGTATTGAGTTTGATGGTGGAAATCATTTGTCATTGCGTCATGCTCAAAGAGTTATGTGGCCTTAAATTTGATACTCATAgcaaaagttttgtaaaactGTTTGCAATTCAACAGACTTCGGAAAATGATAACAAACTAGCCGAAAAGTTgaaacatatcaaaataaattgcGTCTTTGAAACATTACCAAAATAAGTTGCGTCGTAGAGACATAATCCCAAAATAAGTACtgataaaacataaaacgaCACGATCCACAAAACAAACGACACCATCCCAGAGAAAGGGTCCACCATACTAGAAAGACAAAGTTTCATCatgaaatcatcatcaaaatgGAGGGATAAGGAGACGAATGACACCGTCCTTGGCGATGGTCTTGATCCTACGGCTGGGAATGTCAACAGGAGTGGAGAGCATAGCGCCGTCACCAGAGTAGAAACGGCCACTTGAGTCATGGCTCAGAGCAGGAGCTTCACCAGTCACCTTGACTCGCCCATTCGTGACAGAGACAGTGAAGTTTTCTTTGGGAACACCAGGCATGTCTGCACGCACGAATAGTTTGCCGTTTGGGAGCTGCTTCGACTCATAGGCCATAGTCGATTGTGGGAACGCAAGTACAAATACTCTCATTTTAAACACCCAATCTCAGTACTAAATATAATTACTAGGACAAGAGAGTTGTACAGGAGAATACCATTTGGATCGGTGCCACGGAGATCTACCGACCACAAACACACAGAAAAGACAAACATTTAAAGATGAGTAAACAATTTTCGAAAGTTCGTGTAGGAAAAAGCCAAACTTTTAGATATTGAAAGTTTCTGGAAATGGTAGATGgattaaaaatggaaatacCTTCACGGAAACCTGAGCAACCAAGAACTGTTGACAAAAGCATAAACTTTTCATATCAGAAAAATGATCTATAAACGACGAGCATATAATATATTAGAGAAAGATGGGTGATACTGACCGATGCAAGAAGAGCGATTTGGATCGATGCGAGTCTTGGAGAGGGTAAGTCTAAAAACACCGTCGGACATGTGAGTGGTCATGCTTGAGATCGCACAGCAGCTGCAGCCAATTCCAGTCATCGTTAGGTAACGACGTTCGGTGGAGTCGTGTGTGTGAATCTTGGGTGCTTTGGCGTAAACAACTACAGATTCCTCCGACCGGTTATGATAAACACTCATGCCGCCTTCATCAGGAACTCCAGGCAAATCCATCCTCACGAACATGTCTCCGTTCGCTAGAATCTTGAGCTCAGAGAACCCTTTTGGCCCATTCGTCTGAAACTGGTTGTTGATTGCGTAAAAACCTTCTGCTTTCTCCAACATATCAAAACAGagataaaccaaacaaatcagAGAAATGAAACGCAAATCAGTGAAAATTTGAACGAGATGAGAGAGGAATCATACCGGGAGATTGAGGACGAGCAGGAAGAGGAACGGCCATTGCCAACAAAGATTCAAGCTTTCTCAGTGCTTAAGGGTTTTTGCATTTGTAGCAAGTTTTAGCATTTAGTGGCTTCGGGAACTTTATGGGCATGGGAAGTAGGCCTGGGCAGCGAATATCCGGAAAATTTGGGATATTTGTTATTCGATTCGTTTTAATCGAatacttaattttattatttgctttGATCTGAAAATTTCCGGAATATCCAAAAATACGAATATCCGGATTTTTGTGTGATATTTGTCGGATATCCGCTTTGCTTTgctatattcaaatatttttaaaaaaaattatttaacatGATTCAAATTTCTTACCTTATGGCTTACGAGTGTGAGATTGAGAGCAACTAGaaattttcttgttataaATTATGTAACCAAATTGAGTGATAAAAATAGTGAAAAGTCGAAGAAAGGAAACAGAAACGTCGCTCTTATATTTGATGGATTGAAAACTAAAACGACAATTTTaggataaaatataaaatatgaaacaattttattttaaaaaattccacttatctaataaaaattgtgtcacaaaaaaaaacacatgccCAAAGGATACAAATACAAGCCCAAATCCCAACATATACAAATTCACAACCtatattatgatatatatatatatatatatatatatatatatacggtTCGAAGCGAATATCCGAGTTtagaaaaaatagtatttgttatttgcttcGATTTTTACGAATACTACATTTTCCTATTTGCTTTGCTCCAAAATCTTACGGATATTCGGATTTTtcgaatcaaatcaaattgaaTAGCGAGTCAAAGCGGATCGAACGAATATTTTGCCCAGACCTAATGGAAATGCTACAAATGGAAATATCTAATCTTCTCACCTGACGTGGCATGTTTACTTTTGACCTTTGACGAAATGTATGAAAGAGAATCTGACGGTCCATATTATTAGCTGAtattgaaaccaaaatcacAGCCGTCCAATATTATCTGCTTTCACACTTAAAGATTATTTAAGAAGTTATacttaattgttttgttgcatAGTATTTGTACACGTTATTAGTATATCTTCTGGTTATATTcttagataattttttttgtaattttaccTAATGCAAATCAATAGAGACCTTGAGAAATTGGTAACAATTTAGAGACTAATACTAGACACACACGTAAAGATTGTCTTTTTGAAACATATCCAAAGTTGATAAAAACTTAATCCCAAAATGACGACATAATATCTCTAAAGGAGAAGTCCACAAGATGTCACGAATTTAATAATTATGGAATCAAACGGGAGGGATGATCAGACGAATGACACCGTTCTTAGCAATGATCTTGATCTTACGGATGGGAATGTCGAAAGGAGTGGAGAGCATAGCAACGTCACCAGTGTAGAAACGTCCACTTGAGTCGTGGCTAATGGCAGGAGCTTCACCGGTCACCCTCACTCTCCCATTCATGACTGCGACAGTGAAGTTCTCTTTGGGAACGCCTGGCATGTCTACACGCACGTATAGACCACCGTTTTGAAGCTGCTTGGACTCATAAGCCATCTCTGATCCATAGTTCACACATGGGTGTGGCATCAATATCCGACCCGTTAATTTCGGATCTGCTCCACataaaacacaacaacaacaacaactattCCCATTTAGACTAACCAATCTCACTACTATatactactatatatagtGTTTGATTCCTATTTAATACTCTTGCTATGTATAGCATAAGCTTGGAGAAGGGAAATATGAGTGTACCATTAGGATCCGTGCCATGGGGAAATTTGTGAGGACCGTTGCCACGCAGATCTATGACCATAATTAGAAAAGACAAGATTTTCCAAACGTTAATGAAGGCAAAatcaagactttttttttacccaaagaaaaatgaagactTTGTAATAAATGTTGAGAGACGATATATCAAAATAGAAAGTTTGGTGAAAACGACAGATCGAATAAAGTACCTTCTCTGAAATCTGGGCCAGCAAGAAACGCTGtagaaaaacacaaattcatcaaaagtttttattaccaaaaaaggTTCCATAAATTGAAGTGACTGAATAATAAAGGTAATTACAGATGCAGGAGGAGCGTTGTGGAGTGATGTTGGACTTGGTGAGGAGAAGCCTAAGAACACCATCAGACATGAAGGAAGTGAATCCGGAGATTTCACAGCATTTGCAGACGAGTCCGGTGGAGGTACCGTAGTTCCGTTCAGAGTAGTCGTATTTGTGTTCCTTTGGTGCGTCGGCGAAGATACAAACAGCTTTCTTCGACTGGTCAAGAAAAACCCTCACACCATCTCTTGGAACGCCGGGAAAATCAATCCGAACGTACATATCTTCGTTCTCCAACATTTTGAACTCCATGAACCCTTTTGGCCCATTTGCTTGAAACTGGTTGTTTATTGCATAAAACCCCTCTGTTCCAATCAACACCAAAAAAAGGAGTAAACTTTGGGTTAAAAGAGCAAATGTAGTGTAAGTGAGATTTGAGATTTGGTTTAGAAAGATGTTAGTACCGCGAGATGAAGGAATAGCTCTGAGAGGGACGACCATGATGATTCGACTGAGATTTCTGGTTAGCTACTTTgggattagtttttttctgcTTTCTCTCTGGGTTTTGgcatttagggtttttgggaTCTTTATGGGAGGGAAGGCAACAGGACGGAGTTGTCAGGTGAAGACAAGACAATACTATGGGGACACGTGTCTCTTTTGCATTTGTGATTTGCACCAGTATTAGTTTGACACGCGTTGTCCTCTTTTTGTGAAACAACTGTCGTACGTTGCTTTGCATTTTATTGTATTGGTTGACAAAAGTAATGTTAAATTCATTTTGCAATTCAATAGTGACCTTTGAAACTGATAAACAATTTAGAGACTCATAAATGGCAGTGGGTTATAGACCAAATAAGTTGTGTCGTTGAAACACATCCAAATATGTTTTGTCATTGAGACATATCCAACCAAAGAACTAAAACATGAAACGACATAATAATCCTTAAGACAACGACACTATCCCGAAAAAAGGGTCCACTCTagaaaaacagatttttaaCAGACCCAAACACAAAGTTTCACCACGAGATCATCAAACAGGAAGGATGACCAAACGAAGCACGTGTTGAAagttaaacttgattttgaatcaagtttaattattggatcaattatccaataattaattatggcCAAATCCAAGTTTTAGAGTTTTCTCTAgaaatatcatcatcttccacctccttaaacataaaaatctagatactctaatagaataatctagataatttgaataatgtaATCTAGATCTTATGTAAGACCTCTCTAGACTtaggattaaaatattttagatattttgtagtttggaGGCTATAAAACACCATCTTCCAACAAAGGTATGAATGTTGTTACTGATTTCCACAGCAGTCACAGAGTAGTCCCCACGGAGGTTCCATACTTGCGGTTAGAAGCATCGTGTTTGCTGCTCTTAGCTGCGTCTCCGGTCACAGTAACAGCTTTTTTGGATGGTTCGAGAAGGGTAAGTGGGTAACCACAGTCTCTTTCTTGACTCCAGGCAAATCAAGCCTCACGAATAGATCATGGGTATCTTCCAGATACTTGAACTCAGCAAACCCTTTTGGTCCGTTCGCTTGGTACGGATTGTTCATAGCGTAAAAACCATCTACACATATACACCAAAAAACCAGAAATGTATGCATATCACGTGGAGAAAAATC includes:
- a CDS encoding uncharacterized protein (Family of unknown function (DUF577); CONTAINS InterPro DOMAIN/s: Protein of unknown function DUF577 (InterPro:IPR007598); BEST Arabidopsis thaliana protein match is: Family of unknown function (DUF577) (TAIR:AT5G37410.1); Has 736 Blast hits to 673 proteins in 194 species: Archae - 0; Bacteria - 81; Metazoa - 201; Fungi - 106; Plants - 128; Viruses - 0; Other Eukaryotes - 220 (source: NCBI BLink).): MEEYLNLMLKAREILVSESHEEVAMVIDHLFKRQDSEEYKTSRALYDICVSCNPGCLTLKLLKVYQSSSSGILRLRSISQLSETLTYLKNQIVFSKFSLDSLYEIKPLLILCLTMQETKESDIKILRKIVSFVTYNVVELHKDKWDELGDCILSLASSKEPVKAFHVFIDLPPVYKSFIGKFLDKILEEASNVFLYPYRVEDWSLALQTFVKMWIQLEKTGVTVELLMALMEIWISSVVNSVKKLVEMKKEQFLVRGLEDFESFFSGDMNLYHYTKDQFHFVLASMNEIEGVVGTETKEIVRKIKMLVTEPYDDLKNRREEFERGWYDILKDLSSLEVLKILASSELEDRSKEIAIRRLNVLLSDHTSKKVQIDISEMRQLQPLLISCLKEEGLSFNSMFKVLGEVVNHVAYEMLIYQEETWYELRDYIASSKTEFHRAVYIFQCLTMALIDDDFVIPVMENLFLEIITRLDPPRELLVDNSSWVLAFMGGFCLAIHLIEMSSKAESVKEIAHKMIDSIRELMEREMEVGLVKRGFRDVESIVKKQLEWYSTSQYKFIKGLLWRLYAIKRHEMGK
- a CDS encoding leukocyte receptor cluster-like protein — its product is MGGHGGLNILPQKRWNVYNFDNREKVRKEEEAAAREEQIKREEARKRDAESRLEVLRNVRGLAPLKRASPEAEKGKDEAVVAAAVVKSTAVVVESVESEEPKTGHINLFEGIRIFDPIEIKKNDKPADEEDQRRKKMRKEAAATARASAKDAAARAGDPDEEKYRLGYGVAGKGVKRPWYLEKRNDENDSVRGEDDDGGCGGYEAKKKKMSGKKSLKELREERLKRERVEKERERALFMKQSQRAGGFSRRR
- a CDS encoding Heat shock protein HSP20/alpha crystallin family yields the protein MAVPLPARPQSPEGFYAINNQFQTNGPKGFSELKILANGDMFVRMDLPGVPDEGGMSVYHNRSEESVVVYAKAPKIHTHDSTERRYLTMTGIGCSCCAISSMTTHMSDGVFRLTLSKTRIDPNRSSCIVLGCSGFREDLRGTDPNDMPGVPKENFTVSVTNGRVKVTGEAPALSHDSSGRFYSGDGAMLSTPVDIPSRRIKTIAKDGVIRLLIPPF
- a CDS encoding Heat shock protein HSP20/alpha crystallin family (Heat shock protein HSP20/alpha crystallin family; FUNCTIONS IN: aspartic-type endopeptidase activity; INVOLVED IN: proteolysis; LOCATED IN: cellular_component unknown; CONTAINS InterPro DOMAIN/s: Heat shock protein Hsp20 (InterPro:IPR002068), Small heat shock protein, predicted, plant (InterPro:IPR016952), Peptidase A1 (InterPro:IPR001461), HSP20-like chaperone (InterPro:IPR008978); BEST Arabidopsis thaliana protein match is: Heat shock protein HSP20/alpha crystallin family (TAIR:AT2G03020.2); Has 121 Blast hits to 97 proteins in 24 species: Archae - 0; Bacteria - 28; Metazoa - 0; Fungi - 0; Plants - 92; Viruses - 0; Other Eukaryotes - 1 (source: NCBI BLink).), producing MAVPLPARPQSPEGFYAINNQFQTNGPKGFSELKILANGDMFVRMDLPGVPDEGGMSVYHNRSEESVVVYAKAPKIHTHDSTERRYLTMTGIGCSCCAISSMTTHMSDGVFRLTLSKTRIDPNRSSCIDHFSDMKSLCFCQQFLVAQVSVKLPNGKLFVRADMPGVPKENFTVSVTNGRVKVTGEAPALSHDSSGRFYSGDGAMLSTPVDIPSRRIKTIAKDGVIRLLIPPF
- a CDS encoding Heat shock protein HSP20/alpha crystallin family, whose amino-acid sequence is MAVPLPARPQSPEGFYAINNQFQTNGPKGFSELKILANGDMFVRMDLPGVPDEGGMSVYHNRSEESVVVYAKAPKIHTHDSTERRYLTMTGIGCSCCAISSMTTHMSDGVFRLTLSKTRIDPNRSSCIVLGCSGFREDLRGTDPNGILLYNSLVLVIIFSTEIGCLK
- a CDS encoding heat shock protein HSP20/alpha crystallin family protein; translation: MVVPLRAIPSSREGFYAINNQFQANGPKGFMEFKMLENEDMYVRIDFPGVPRDGVRVFLDQSKKAVCIFADAPKEHKYDYSERNYGTSTGLVCKCCEISGFTSFMSDGVLRLLLTKSNITPQRSSCISFLAGPDFREDLRGNGPHKFPHGTDPNDPKLTGRILMPHPCVNYGSEMAYESKQLQNGGLYVRVDMPGVPKENFTVAVMNGRVRVTGEAPAISHDSSGRFYTGDVAMLSTPFDIPIRKIKIIAKNGVIRLIIPPV